A part of Quatrionicoccus australiensis genomic DNA contains:
- the ccoN gene encoding cytochrome-c oxidase, cbb3-type subunit I, protein MSGSQTTYNDKVVRQFSVMTVIWGIVGMLVGVIIAAQLVWPELNIAWLHFGRLRPLHTNAVIFAFGGCALFATSYWCVQRTCHTRLWGGPLVPFTFWGWQIVILLAAVTLPLGITQGKEYAELEWPIDILITLVWVSYALVFFGTIAKRKVSHIYVANWFFGAFIVAVALLHLVNSAAVPVSLTKSYSAYSGVQDAMVQWWYGHNAVGFFLTAGFLGMMYYFVPKQAGRPVYSYRLSVVHFWALIFTYMWAGPHHLHYTALPDWTQSVGMIFSLILLAPSWGGMINGIMTLSGAWHKLRDDPILKFLITSLSFYGMSTFEGPMMSIKTVNALSHYTDWTVGHVHSGALGWVAMVSIGSMYYLLPRLFGKSEMYSTKLVTTHFWIATIGTVLYIASMWIAGVMQGLMWRAVNADGTLAYSFVESVKGSYPFWAIRWLGGVLFLFGMLIMAYNMFKTMAGGNTKDMPVVAPAAHHA, encoded by the coding sequence ATGTCTGGATCGCAAACCACATATAACGATAAGGTCGTACGGCAATTTTCCGTCATGACCGTCATCTGGGGCATCGTCGGCATGCTTGTCGGTGTCATCATCGCTGCACAACTCGTGTGGCCAGAGCTGAATATCGCTTGGCTGCACTTCGGGCGCTTGCGTCCGTTGCATACCAATGCGGTTATTTTCGCGTTTGGTGGCTGTGCTCTGTTTGCAACGTCTTACTGGTGCGTTCAGCGTACCTGTCACACCCGTCTTTGGGGTGGTCCGCTGGTTCCCTTTACCTTCTGGGGTTGGCAGATTGTTATCTTGTTGGCTGCCGTTACGCTGCCGCTGGGTATTACCCAAGGTAAAGAGTATGCCGAACTGGAGTGGCCGATCGACATCCTGATCACGTTGGTCTGGGTTTCGTATGCTCTGGTCTTCTTCGGTACGATCGCCAAGCGTAAGGTTTCGCACATTTACGTGGCTAACTGGTTTTTTGGGGCGTTCATTGTTGCCGTTGCTCTCTTGCATTTGGTCAATAGTGCTGCGGTTCCTGTTTCGCTGACCAAGTCCTACTCTGCTTACTCGGGTGTTCAGGATGCAATGGTTCAATGGTGGTATGGCCATAACGCCGTGGGTTTCTTCCTGACCGCCGGCTTCCTTGGCATGATGTACTACTTCGTTCCTAAGCAGGCTGGTCGTCCGGTTTACTCCTACCGTCTGTCTGTGGTCCACTTCTGGGCGCTGATCTTCACGTACATGTGGGCGGGTCCTCACCATCTGCATTACACGGCCCTGCCGGACTGGACCCAGTCTGTCGGCATGATCTTCTCGCTGATTCTGCTGGCTCCGTCCTGGGGTGGCATGATCAACGGCATCATGACCTTGTCGGGTGCTTGGCATAAGCTGCGCGATGATCCTATCCTCAAGTTCCTGATTACCTCGCTGTCCTTCTACGGTATGTCCACCTTTGAAGGTCCGATGATGTCGATCAAGACCGTCAACGCGCTGTCGCATTACACGGACTGGACCGTTGGTCACGTGCATTCCGGTGCCTTGGGCTGGGTGGCTATGGTTTCCATTGGCTCCATGTACTACCTGTTGCCGCGCTTGTTTGGCAAGTCCGAGATGTACAGCACCAAGCTGGTTACGACCCATTTCTGGATCGCCACCATCGGTACCGTGCTTTATATTGCCTCGATGTGGATTGCCGGTGTGATGCAGGGTCTGATGTGGCGTGCTGTCAATGCCGACGGGACCTTGGCTTACAGCTTCGTTGAATCGGTTAAGGGTTCCTATCCGTTCTGGGCGATTCGTTGGCTGGGTGGTGTTCTGTTCCTGTTCGGCATGCTGATCATGGCTTACAACATGTTCAAGACCATGGCCGGTGGTAACACCAAGGACATGCCGGTTGTTGCTCCGGCTGCTCACCACGCCTGA
- the ccoO gene encoding cytochrome-c oxidase, cbb3-type subunit II, which translates to MIMIKHDQVERNVGLLFVLTLFVVLWGGLLEIVPLFFQKSTTTPVEGLKPYDAVRLAGRDVYVREGCFLCHSQMIRPFRAETERYGHYSVAGEYVYDHPFQWGSKRTGPDLHRVGGRYSDEWQRAHLINPRDVVPESNMPAFAFLANTKAKDSVAADIEKKMQLMRGYANVRGIPTYSDEEIKGAKAAIGDKTEMDVLIAYLQEMGTSLKNTK; encoded by the coding sequence ATAATAATGATCAAGCACGATCAAGTTGAACGGAACGTAGGCCTGCTCTTCGTTCTCACGCTGTTTGTTGTCCTGTGGGGCGGTTTGCTGGAAATTGTGCCGCTCTTCTTTCAGAAATCGACCACGACGCCGGTCGAGGGCCTTAAGCCTTACGATGCAGTTCGTCTGGCCGGTCGCGATGTCTATGTTCGTGAGGGCTGCTTCTTGTGTCACTCGCAGATGATTCGTCCGTTCCGTGCAGAGACCGAGCGTTACGGTCACTACTCGGTGGCTGGCGAATATGTTTACGATCACCCGTTCCAATGGGGTTCGAAGCGTACCGGTCCGGATCTGCATCGTGTCGGTGGTCGTTACTCCGACGAGTGGCAGCGCGCTCACCTGATCAATCCGCGTGACGTGGTTCCCGAATCGAATATGCCAGCCTTCGCCTTCTTGGCGAATACCAAAGCAAAAGATAGCGTAGCTGCTGACATCGAGAAAAAGATGCAACTCATGCGTGGTTACGCCAACGTGCGTGGTATCCCAACCTACTCCGATGAAGAGATCAAGGGTGCCAAGGCTGCCATCGGCGACAAGACCGAAATGGATGTTCTGATTGCGTACCTGCAGGAAATGGGTACCTCCTTGAAGAACACCAAGTAA
- a CDS encoding cbb3-type cytochrome oxidase subunit 3, whose amino-acid sequence MDINDLRSIVTVAGLLCFLAIVGWAYGKSSKKGFEEAANLPFAEHDDEGVASGTSHPR is encoded by the coding sequence ATGGACATCAACGATCTGCGCTCCATCGTTACCGTTGCCGGGTTACTCTGCTTCTTGGCGATCGTGGGATGGGCATATGGCAAGAGCAGCAAAAAAGGCTTTGAGGAAGCTGCCAACTTGCCATTCGCGGAGCATGATGATGAGGGTGTGGCGTCTGGTACGTCACATCCGCGCTGA
- the ccoP gene encoding cytochrome-c oxidase, cbb3-type subunit III encodes MSDFVSDFWNLYVVVIVLASILACAVLLIVQGKATFTPGKTMGHVWDETLEEYNNPMPKWWSWMFVITVVFALVYLALYPGLGNFKGMLGWTSGGQHQAEVAKMDATVKPLFDKYMAMDLKAVAADKQANEMGKRLYLTYCMQCHGADARGAKGFPNLTDADWLYGGEPDQIKETIANGRMGVMPPHAQLGADTIKDVANFVRSLSGLQNDAVRAAKGKEVFASAGCVGCHGPEATGMHAIGAPNLTDKVWLYGSSEATITETITNGRQNKMPAWKEFLGDAKVHLLAAYVLSLGQGAK; translated from the coding sequence ATGAGCGATTTCGTTAGCGATTTTTGGAACCTGTACGTTGTGGTAATCGTCTTGGCAAGTATTCTTGCTTGTGCGGTTCTGCTGATCGTCCAGGGTAAAGCGACTTTCACCCCGGGCAAGACCATGGGTCATGTCTGGGATGAAACCCTCGAGGAATACAACAATCCGATGCCCAAGTGGTGGAGCTGGATGTTTGTCATCACCGTGGTTTTTGCGCTGGTGTATCTGGCGCTCTATCCGGGGCTTGGCAACTTCAAGGGCATGCTGGGCTGGACTTCCGGTGGCCAACATCAGGCTGAAGTTGCCAAGATGGATGCTACGGTCAAGCCGCTGTTCGACAAGTACATGGCCATGGATCTCAAGGCTGTTGCTGCCGACAAGCAGGCCAACGAGATGGGCAAGCGTTTGTACCTGACCTACTGCATGCAGTGTCACGGTGCCGATGCTCGCGGTGCAAAGGGCTTCCCGAATCTGACCGATGCTGACTGGCTGTACGGCGGCGAGCCGGACCAGATCAAGGAAACCATCGCCAATGGTCGCATGGGTGTGATGCCTCCGCATGCCCAGCTGGGTGCTGACACGATCAAGGATGTGGCGAATTTCGTCCGCTCTTTGTCGGGTCTGCAGAACGATGCTGTCCGCGCTGCCAAGGGTAAGGAAGTCTTTGCCAGTGCTGGTTGTGTCGGCTGCCATGGTCCGGAAGCTACCGGTATGCATGCCATCGGTGCTCCGAACCTGACGGACAAGGTCTGGTTGTATGGCTCTTCCGAAGCCACCATTACCGAAACCATTACCAACGGTCGTCAGAACAAGATGCCCGCTTGGAAAGAGTTCCTCGGTGATGCCAAGGTCCATCTGCTTGCAGCTTACGTGCTGAGCCTGGGTCAAGGCGCCAAGTAA
- the ccoG gene encoding cytochrome c oxidase accessory protein CcoG yields the protein MEPTEKIAQNPAVVSFYEKHRKIYIRDVRGWWNTWRWVLVFLTQILFFGLPWLQWNDRQAVLFHLVERKFYLFGLVLWPQDVFYLALLLIISAYALFLFTAIAGRLFCGYACPQTVYTEIFMWVENRIEGDRSARMKLDKGPMSARKFGLKAFKHAVWLMISIWTGFTLVAYFTPVNELLSALPFNLSGWELFWLFFYSGFCYMQAGFLREQVCKYMCPYARFQGVMFDPDTLVITYDPERGEPRGVRKKGIDAKAANLGDCVDCGLCVTVCPTGIDIRNGIQYECIGCGACIDACEPVMDKLGLPRGLIRYTTENALARHLGPKEVMGHILRPRVLLYSAILIGITLAAIWSLAVRIPLKVDVIRDRSVLAREADDGRIENVYNLKIMNTTEEPMRYLLSVDGMEGVEIQGADFVDVASSENHELTVVVRVPPESGKKGANTIYFDVKAANREKIAVHEKASFLMP from the coding sequence ATGGAACCAACCGAAAAAATCGCCCAAAATCCCGCTGTCGTTTCGTTTTACGAGAAGCACAGAAAAATCTACATTCGCGATGTCAGAGGATGGTGGAATACTTGGCGTTGGGTGCTGGTTTTCCTGACCCAAATATTGTTCTTCGGCCTGCCTTGGCTGCAGTGGAATGACCGGCAAGCGGTTCTTTTTCACTTGGTTGAGAGGAAGTTCTATCTGTTCGGACTGGTTCTCTGGCCTCAGGATGTCTTTTATCTGGCGCTTTTGCTGATCATTTCGGCCTATGCGCTATTCCTATTCACCGCAATTGCTGGTCGCCTGTTTTGCGGCTACGCCTGTCCCCAGACTGTTTATACCGAGATCTTCATGTGGGTCGAGAACCGTATTGAAGGTGATCGATCAGCACGGATGAAGCTCGACAAGGGGCCAATGAGTGCGCGCAAGTTCGGCTTGAAGGCTTTCAAGCATGCGGTTTGGTTGATGATCTCGATTTGGACAGGTTTTACCCTGGTCGCTTATTTCACGCCAGTTAACGAGTTGCTGTCGGCGTTGCCATTCAATCTTTCCGGCTGGGAGTTGTTCTGGTTGTTTTTTTATAGCGGCTTTTGTTACATGCAAGCGGGCTTTCTGCGTGAACAAGTCTGCAAATACATGTGCCCCTATGCACGCTTTCAGGGGGTGATGTTCGATCCCGATACTCTCGTCATTACTTATGATCCCGAACGCGGAGAGCCTCGCGGGGTTCGCAAAAAAGGCATCGATGCCAAAGCGGCCAACTTGGGCGATTGTGTGGATTGCGGTTTGTGTGTGACTGTTTGCCCAACCGGTATTGATATTCGCAACGGAATTCAATACGAGTGCATCGGTTGTGGTGCATGTATCGATGCCTGCGAACCTGTCATGGACAAGCTCGGTTTGCCTCGAGGCCTGATTCGCTATACAACTGAAAATGCACTGGCCAGGCATCTCGGTCCAAAGGAAGTGATGGGGCATATCCTGCGTCCCCGTGTTCTTTTGTACTCGGCGATCCTGATCGGTATTACTCTTGCCGCGATCTGGTCTTTGGCGGTTCGCATTCCGCTCAAGGTGGATGTCATTCGTGATCGCTCCGTGCTGGCGCGAGAAGCCGATGATGGGCGCATTGAAAACGTCTATAACCTGAAGATAATGAACACAACCGAGGAGCCTATGCGCTATCTTCTGTCGGTCGACGGAATGGAGGGGGTGGAAATCCAGGGTGCTGATTTCGTTGATGTTGCAAGTTCCGAGAACCACGAATTGACCGTCGTTGTGCGGGTGCCACCTGAGTCCGGTAAGAAAGGCGCCAACACGATATATTTTGATGTAAAGGCTGCGAATCGCGAAAAAATTGCGGTTCATGAAAAAGCCTCTTTCTTGATGCCCTGA
- a CDS encoding FixH family protein: MTLRNDNRPWYKERWPWILISGPATVIVAGIATLWLAVISNDGLVTDDYYKQGLAVNQSLKRDHEAGSLGLQADLMRADQNVRLLLNSDSAVILPSQINLKLAHPTRAGHDQVLEMVAEGQGFYSGKLNADIGGRWLVSIEDPAGQWRLQGDWLADSGEPLRLTAKAGK, from the coding sequence ATGACCCTACGAAATGACAATCGCCCTTGGTATAAGGAGCGCTGGCCGTGGATTTTGATATCTGGCCCTGCAACCGTTATCGTGGCGGGGATCGCTACTTTATGGCTGGCTGTAATCAGTAATGATGGCTTGGTTACAGATGACTATTACAAGCAGGGGCTTGCCGTAAATCAAAGCCTGAAGCGTGATCACGAAGCAGGTAGCTTGGGCTTGCAGGCAGATTTGATGCGTGCAGATCAGAACGTTCGTTTGTTACTCAATTCTGATAGTGCGGTAATTTTACCTAGCCAGATTAACCTCAAACTGGCGCATCCGACGCGTGCCGGTCATGATCAAGTGCTGGAAATGGTTGCCGAAGGACAAGGGTTTTATAGCGGCAAATTGAATGCCGATATTGGTGGCCGTTGGCTCGTCTCAATTGAGGACCCTGCAGGGCAGTGGCGCTTGCAAGGAGACTGGCTGGCTGATTCAGGGGAACCGCTACGCTTGACGGCGAAGGCGGGTAAGTAG
- a CDS encoding DUF3149 domain-containing protein, translating to MAWELLFNSDIGLMSLGVIVGVLVIGAWMGKMYKAKMEEEARNLGK from the coding sequence ATGGCTTGGGAACTTTTGTTCAATAGTGATATCGGTCTGATGAGCTTGGGCGTTATTGTCGGCGTTCTTGTCATCGGTGCTTGGATGGGCAAAATGTACAAGGCGAAGATGGAAGAAGAGGCCCGCAATCTGGGTAAATAA
- a CDS encoding NUDIX hydrolase, with translation MRYCNHCGGEVEHLIPAGDSRARHVCEACGNIQYENPRLVVGCVATWENRILLCRRAIEPRRGYWTLPAGFMENGETTADAARRETQEEAGASIAIDALFSMSSIAHINQVHLFYRGHLTSSHFEAGEESLEVMLVAPEDIPWQEIAFRSVTYCLRHYLEDIESGTFGFHENSLPPLDESH, from the coding sequence ATCAGGTACTGCAATCACTGCGGCGGCGAAGTCGAACACCTCATTCCGGCCGGAGACTCTCGAGCGCGGCATGTGTGCGAGGCCTGCGGCAATATCCAATACGAAAACCCCCGCCTGGTCGTGGGCTGCGTTGCCACTTGGGAGAACAGAATACTGCTCTGCCGCAGAGCTATCGAACCACGGCGAGGCTACTGGACCCTACCTGCCGGCTTCATGGAGAACGGCGAAACCACTGCTGACGCCGCGCGGCGAGAAACGCAGGAAGAAGCCGGCGCATCTATCGCCATAGATGCCCTGTTCTCGATGAGCAGTATTGCCCACATCAACCAGGTTCACCTGTTTTATCGTGGCCACCTTACCTCATCGCACTTTGAGGCCGGAGAGGAAAGCCTTGAGGTCATGCTCGTCGCCCCGGAAGACATTCCCTGGCAAGAAATCGCATTTCGTAGCGTGACATATTGCCTGCGGCACTACCTTGAGGATATCGAATCAGGCACATTCGGTTTTCACGAAAATTCGCTGCCACCGCTTGATGAAAGCCATTAA
- the motA gene encoding flagellar motor stator protein MotA gives MFLIIGYVIILAAALGTYAVHGSLLALWVPTEYIAIIGLVIGYFVASNDIKIIKGTIAAVPGILKGSKFTKAFYIDTLAMLFEILGKVRKEGLMSIEGDVENPDASPIFSKYPNLVHDHHIMEFVTDYLRMMVGGNLNTVEIESLMDVELESHHHEAAEPGHVVSAIAGAAPAFGIVVAVMGVVNVMGSVGSPPAVLGKMIGGALVGTFLGILLAYGIVEPIAKLLEQKAHEGATIYKCIKMVLLASMSGYAPQVAIEFGRKALDAGVRPSFRELEEELKARKGK, from the coding sequence ATGTTTCTAATCATCGGTTATGTGATCATTCTGGCAGCGGCCTTGGGCACGTATGCTGTTCACGGCAGTTTGCTGGCGCTATGGGTGCCGACCGAATACATCGCGATTATCGGGCTGGTGATTGGCTACTTTGTTGCTTCGAACGACATCAAGATCATCAAGGGCACGATTGCTGCGGTGCCCGGCATCCTCAAGGGCTCCAAATTCACGAAGGCCTTTTATATCGATACGCTTGCCATGTTGTTCGAGATTCTCGGCAAAGTACGCAAAGAAGGGCTTATGTCGATTGAGGGCGATGTCGAGAATCCGGACGCCAGTCCAATCTTCAGCAAGTATCCGAATTTGGTGCATGACCACCACATCATGGAGTTTGTTACTGACTACCTGCGCATGATGGTCGGTGGCAACCTGAATACGGTGGAAATCGAAAGCCTGATGGATGTTGAACTGGAAAGTCACCACCATGAGGCAGCGGAACCTGGGCATGTGGTTTCGGCGATTGCCGGTGCTGCTCCTGCATTCGGTATCGTCGTTGCCGTGATGGGCGTGGTGAACGTGATGGGCTCGGTGGGCAGTCCCCCGGCAGTACTGGGTAAGATGATCGGCGGCGCCCTGGTCGGTACCTTTCTTGGTATTTTGCTGGCGTACGGTATCGTCGAACCGATTGCCAAGCTTCTGGAACAAAAGGCCCATGAGGGTGCAACCATCTACAAGTGCATCAAGATGGTCTTGCTGGCATCAATGTCCGGTTACGCGCCACAAGTTGCCATCGAATTCGGGCGCAAGGCGCTTGATGCCGGGGTTCGCCCCAGCTTCCGCGAGCTGGAAGAAGAGCTCAAGGCTCGCAAGGGCAAATAA
- the motB gene encoding flagellar motor protein MotB, which yields MSDDSTRPIVIKRKKVVAGGAHGGAWKIAYADFVTAMMAFFLLMWLLGSTAKGDLQGIADFFQNPLKVAQQGGSGSGDATSILQGGGKDLTRQAGQVKSGDVEKKRETSFSKEAQADFRRKEQERLETLKADIEKMIEQSPQLAQFKKQMLLDITSEGLRIQIVDEQNRPMFDSSSADLKPYTRDILRQIGKALNGVSNRISLAGHTDAAQFSGGERGFSNWELSANRANASRRELVVGGMDDAKVLRVVGLASTVLFDKNDPLGSVNRRISIVVLNQKTEMAILQEEGPESEVANEEAVPQGLKLPNMGKGTAG from the coding sequence ATGAGCGACGACTCCACACGTCCGATAGTCATCAAGCGCAAGAAGGTTGTTGCCGGAGGAGCTCACGGCGGCGCCTGGAAAATCGCCTATGCCGACTTCGTGACGGCCATGATGGCATTCTTCCTTCTCATGTGGCTGCTTGGTTCTACCGCCAAAGGGGATTTGCAGGGCATTGCGGATTTCTTCCAGAATCCGCTCAAGGTCGCGCAGCAAGGGGGGAGTGGCTCTGGCGATGCGACCAGTATTCTGCAGGGGGGCGGCAAGGATTTGACGCGTCAGGCCGGGCAGGTCAAGAGCGGTGACGTCGAGAAAAAGAGGGAGACTTCATTTTCCAAGGAGGCGCAGGCCGATTTTCGCCGCAAGGAGCAGGAGCGGCTGGAAACGCTGAAGGCGGATATCGAAAAAATGATCGAGCAGAGTCCGCAACTCGCGCAGTTCAAGAAGCAGATGCTGCTCGATATTACCTCTGAGGGCTTGCGCATCCAGATTGTGGACGAGCAAAACCGACCGATGTTCGACTCCAGCAGTGCAGACCTGAAGCCATATACGCGCGATATCCTCAGACAGATTGGCAAGGCGCTAAACGGTGTCAGTAATCGGATCAGTCTGGCCGGGCATACGGATGCCGCACAGTTCTCCGGTGGGGAGCGCGGATTTTCAAACTGGGAGCTCTCTGCCAATCGGGCCAATGCTTCCCGGCGTGAACTGGTGGTCGGAGGCATGGATGATGCCAAGGTGTTGCGCGTGGTTGGCCTGGCCTCAACAGTATTGTTTGACAAGAACGATCCGCTGGGGTCGGTGAATCGACGGATCAGTATCGTGGTACTAAATCAGAAAACGGAGATGGCTATTCTGCAGGAAGAAGGGCCGGAATCCGAGGTTGCAAATGAAGAAGCCGTTCCACAAGGCTTGAAGTTGCCCAATATGGGCAAGGGAACTGCCGGCTAG
- a CDS encoding response regulator, which translates to MAKTILAVDDSASIRQMVSFTLKSAGYDVIEAVDGMDGLEKAKAKSVNLVLTDQNMPRMDGLTLIKSLRSTPQYASTPILMLTTESSDAMKMQGRAAGATGWLVKPFDPQKLIEVVRKVIG; encoded by the coding sequence ATGGCTAAGACCATTCTCGCAGTTGATGACTCCGCGTCCATTCGTCAAATGGTGTCCTTTACGCTGAAGAGCGCCGGATACGATGTGATCGAAGCGGTGGACGGGATGGATGGCCTGGAAAAGGCAAAAGCAAAGAGTGTGAATTTGGTCTTGACTGATCAGAACATGCCGCGCATGGATGGACTGACCTTGATCAAGAGTCTGCGCAGTACGCCGCAATATGCGTCGACTCCCATTCTCATGCTGACGACGGAGTCTTCCGATGCAATGAAAATGCAGGGGCGTGCGGCAGGTGCTACCGGTTGGCTGGTCAAGCCGTTTGATCCCCAAAAACTTATCGAAGTCGTACGCAAGGTCATCGGCTAG
- a CDS encoding chemotaxis protein CheW → MAIDMSQFYQVFFEESEEHLAAMEALLLDLDLENPDMEQLNAIFRAAHSIKGSAGTFGFTDLADATHILENLLDRIRKQELVLRADMVDAFLESGDLLRAMLEAHQGRGEVDSQAVASVMARLRQLSSDEAAPVASLSPVELPVDVPVEPKIPSVRRVFDIQFVPTELAAKGDAVANLLEDLRTFGTLEVISQPDAELHDVGFWQLRLSTNSLESDFSDRIDFIADNGAWRITEDLTAANPETAFGLFSDSPGLPDDERGYGFFEPVAEHPLKEIVARVESADDSYGFFEPLAEAPVSAESGSEDGEGYGFFAPLPAVPAPVVEDGEGYGFFAPLPAVEPVTEVVVPAQPVPAEKESAVRPARPAKNSTAATDSSIRVSVEKVDQLINLVGELVITQAMLLQTVTQMQESAPERLVSGLGLLERNTRDLQESVMSIRMMPISAVFSRFPRVVRDLSGKLGKQVELKTSGESTELDKGLIERIADPLTHLIRNSLDHGIESPEKRVAAGKSPVGTITLKAYHQGGNIVIEVGDDGAGLPRQKILAKARERGLPVSDQMTDGEVFNLIFEAGFSTADQVTDVSGRGVGMDVVRRNIQAMGGRVEIESIYGVGTRMTVRLPLTLAILDGMSVAVGNQTYILPLSYVVESLQPQPGDIKTLSNQARVMQVRGEYLPVVVLHEVFNLKSNWTDFTQGIMVVLDADGAKAALFVDGLLGQHQVVIKSLEANYRRVTGVSGATIMGDGHVALILDVSAIAGMAKSNVQKAG, encoded by the coding sequence ATGGCTATCGATATGAGTCAGTTCTATCAGGTGTTCTTCGAGGAGTCCGAGGAGCATCTGGCGGCAATGGAGGCGCTGCTGCTCGATCTGGATCTTGAAAATCCGGATATGGAGCAGCTCAATGCCATTTTTCGGGCGGCACACTCGATCAAGGGCAGCGCAGGCACCTTCGGTTTTACCGATCTGGCTGACGCAACACACATTCTTGAGAACCTGCTTGATCGTATTCGCAAGCAGGAACTTGTGCTGCGTGCCGATATGGTTGATGCGTTCCTGGAGTCGGGTGACCTGCTGCGCGCCATGCTTGAGGCGCATCAGGGGCGAGGCGAGGTAGATTCGCAGGCGGTTGCGTCCGTGATGGCCCGGTTGCGTCAACTTTCCTCTGACGAGGCCGCTCCTGTTGCGTCGTTATCTCCTGTCGAGCTACCGGTCGACGTCCCCGTAGAGCCTAAAATTCCCTCGGTCCGGCGGGTTTTTGACATTCAGTTTGTACCAACCGAGCTGGCGGCGAAAGGTGATGCAGTTGCCAACCTGCTTGAGGACCTGCGGACTTTCGGTACGCTGGAGGTGATCAGTCAGCCGGATGCCGAGTTGCACGATGTGGGTTTCTGGCAATTGCGACTGAGCACGAACAGTCTTGAGAGCGATTTCTCCGATCGCATTGATTTCATTGCTGACAACGGTGCCTGGCGGATTACGGAGGACCTGACGGCAGCCAATCCGGAAACTGCTTTTGGCCTCTTCAGTGATTCCCCTGGCCTTCCTGATGATGAACGTGGCTACGGTTTTTTTGAGCCGGTTGCCGAGCATCCGCTGAAAGAGATTGTGGCCAGGGTTGAGTCTGCCGACGACAGCTATGGCTTTTTTGAGCCATTGGCCGAGGCGCCTGTTTCGGCCGAGAGTGGTTCCGAGGACGGCGAAGGCTATGGCTTCTTCGCTCCTTTGCCGGCCGTGCCAGCGCCGGTCGTCGAGGATGGCGAGGGCTACGGCTTCTTTGCTCCCTTGCCTGCGGTAGAGCCCGTTACAGAGGTTGTTGTGCCTGCCCAGCCGGTTCCTGCTGAGAAGGAAAGCGCTGTTCGCCCGGCGCGGCCGGCCAAGAATTCAACTGCGGCAACAGACTCCTCCATTCGGGTCAGTGTCGAAAAGGTTGATCAGCTGATCAATCTGGTTGGCGAACTGGTCATCACGCAGGCCATGCTGTTGCAAACCGTGACGCAAATGCAGGAGAGTGCGCCGGAAAGACTGGTCAGTGGTCTGGGGCTGCTCGAGCGGAATACGCGTGATCTGCAGGAGTCCGTGATGTCGATCCGGATGATGCCGATTTCGGCGGTTTTCTCGCGCTTTCCTCGGGTGGTGCGCGACCTGTCCGGCAAATTGGGCAAGCAGGTGGAGCTGAAGACCTCGGGTGAAAGCACCGAACTTGACAAGGGCTTGATCGAGCGCATTGCAGATCCGCTGACCCATCTGATCCGGAACAGTCTTGATCACGGCATCGAGTCGCCGGAGAAACGTGTCGCGGCAGGCAAGAGCCCGGTGGGTACCATTACGCTCAAGGCATATCACCAGGGTGGAAATATAGTCATCGAGGTGGGTGATGATGGTGCCGGCTTGCCGCGCCAGAAAATTCTCGCCAAGGCCAGGGAGCGCGGCCTGCCGGTGTCCGATCAGATGACCGACGGCGAAGTGTTCAACCTGATTTTCGAGGCGGGTTTTTCGACGGCGGATCAGGTGACCGACGTTTCCGGTCGAGGTGTCGGGATGGACGTGGTCCGTCGCAACATCCAGGCAATGGGTGGTCGGGTCGAGATAGAGTCGATTTATGGTGTTGGCACCCGGATGACCGTGCGCCTGCCGCTGACCCTGGCGATTCTCGATGGCATGTCGGTTGCGGTAGGCAACCAGACCTACATCCTGCCCTTGTCGTATGTGGTTGAGTCATTGCAGCCGCAGCCGGGCGATATCAAGACCTTGTCCAACCAGGCGCGGGTGATGCAGGTGCGCGGCGAGTATTTGCCGGTAGTGGTGCTGCATGAAGTATTCAACCTGAAGTCGAACTGGACTGATTTCACGCAAGGCATCATGGTTGTGCTGGATGCCGACGGAGCCAAGGCCGCATTGTTTGTTGACGGTCTGCTCGGGCAGCACCAGGTGGTCATCAAGAGTCTGGAAGCCAATTATCGGCGGGTGACCGGTGTCTCGGGTGCGACCATCATGGGGGATGGACATGTCGCCCTGATCCTTGATGTTTCGGCAATTGCCGGCATGGCCAAATCGAATGTGCAGAAAGCCGGCTGA